In Staphylococcus saccharolyticus, one genomic interval encodes:
- the nreA gene encoding nitrate respiration regulation accessory nitrate sensor NreA, with protein MESESLKRNHDLQINLDKLRIKEGYDFGGIALHDHHHTSSPIKWQYVSGNTNDRYKLIILRKGRGFAGMVMKTGKRMVIADVETALSPAQKVKFPIILSESLTAVVAVPLWLNQSMYGVLLLGQRNHKSLPQSLDQLDIEEQLGIFTELN; from the coding sequence GTGGAATCAGAATCATTAAAACGTAATCATGATTTGCAAATCAATTTAGATAAATTAAGAATAAAAGAAGGATATGACTTCGGCGGTATAGCATTACATGATCACCATCACACATCATCACCAATTAAATGGCAGTATGTTTCAGGTAATACAAATGATAGATATAAACTTATCATTTTAAGAAAAGGAAGAGGATTTGCTGGTATGGTGATGAAGACAGGTAAACGTATGGTTATAGCCGATGTAGAGACTGCATTATCACCAGCACAAAAGGTGAAATTCCCGATTATTTTAAGTGAATCTCTCACTGCTGTAGTTGCAGTACCTCTATGGTTAAATCAATCAATGTACGGTGTGTTATTACTAGGACAAAGAAATCACAAATCTTTGCCTCAGTCATTAGATCAACTGGACATTGAAGAACAATTAGGTATTTTTACTGAATTAAATTAG
- the cobA gene encoding uroporphyrinogen-III C-methyltransferase codes for MSVELPGTVYLIGAGPGNPNLLTKKAERLIKKADVILYDRLVNPLILQYASPETKVINVGKKPYFKHIQQEEINLKIVEAAKHYQYVVRLKGGDPAIFGRITEEVHTLAKHQINYEIVPGITSASAAVASMNMGLTMRSVAPSVTFSTGHFKDSIDHDTDIRNLINGGTLAIYMGIKRLGHILKQIETYTDEDYPIAIVFNASCFNQQIITGTLSTIEHELTLHHLDGRPGICILGHLISYFDNTSICKHEILSHKYYVIKGDKPLALAKAEELYEDGYQCLIDFDHHYHVSQQHLYNELLQYKEIEYVYV; via the coding sequence ATGTCTGTAGAATTACCTGGCACAGTTTACCTTATAGGTGCAGGACCAGGAAACCCAAACTTATTAACTAAAAAAGCGGAACGGTTAATTAAAAAGGCAGATGTTATTTTATATGATCGTTTAGTTAATCCATTAATTTTGCAATATGCATCTCCTGAAACAAAAGTTATTAATGTAGGTAAAAAGCCATACTTTAAACATATTCAACAAGAAGAAATTAATTTGAAAATAGTTGAAGCTGCAAAACATTATCAATATGTAGTGCGATTAAAAGGTGGCGATCCTGCTATTTTTGGTAGAATTACTGAAGAAGTTCATACACTAGCAAAGCATCAAATTAACTATGAAATTGTTCCAGGAATAACGTCAGCTAGTGCAGCTGTAGCTTCGATGAATATGGGACTAACAATGCGCTCTGTTGCACCAAGTGTGACATTTTCAACTGGTCATTTTAAAGATTCTATTGATCATGATACAGATATACGAAATCTTATTAATGGTGGAACTTTAGCAATTTATATGGGGATTAAACGATTAGGCCATATTCTCAAACAAATAGAAACATATACAGATGAAGACTATCCAATTGCTATTGTCTTTAATGCTTCGTGTTTTAACCAACAAATTATTACCGGAACACTTAGTACGATTGAGCATGAATTAACATTACATCACCTAGATGGTCGACCGGGAATATGTATTTTAGGACATTTAATATCATACTTTGATAATACTTCAATATGTAAACATGAAATATTGTCGCACAAGTACTATGTTATCAAAGGAGATAAACCTCTAGCACTCGCTAAAGCTGAAGAACTATATGAAGATGGCTACCAATGTCTGATAGATTTTGATCACCATTATCATGTTTCACAACAACATTTATACAATGAGCTATTGCAATACAAAGAAATTGAATATGTATATGTTTAA
- the nreC gene encoding nitrate respiration regulation response regulator NreC (Involved in the regulation of the the nitrate reductase operon narGHJI) translates to MKIVIADDHAVVRTGFSMILNYQEDMDVVATAADGVEAYQKVLEYKPDVLILDLSMPPGESGLIATSKISESFPETKILILTMYDDEEYLFHVLKSGAKGYILKNSPDEQLILAVRTVYKDETYVDMKLTTSLVNEFVNQSSSDKLSQSSDPFKVLSKRELEILPLIAKGYGNKEIAEKLFVSVKTVEAHKTHIMNKLNLKSKPELVEYALKKKLLDF, encoded by the coding sequence GTGAAGATAGTCATAGCTGACGACCATGCTGTTGTAAGAACAGGCTTCTCAATGATACTTAATTATCAAGAAGATATGGATGTTGTTGCTACAGCTGCTGATGGTGTTGAAGCTTATCAGAAGGTATTAGAATATAAGCCAGATGTTTTAATCTTAGATTTAAGCATGCCACCAGGTGAATCGGGTTTAATTGCAACAAGTAAAATTTCTGAAAGTTTTCCAGAAACTAAAATTTTAATACTAACAATGTATGATGATGAGGAATATTTATTCCATGTACTTAAAAGCGGAGCAAAGGGATATATCTTAAAAAATTCACCAGATGAACAATTAATACTTGCTGTACGTACTGTCTATAAAGATGAAACATATGTTGATATGAAACTAACCACATCTTTAGTGAATGAATTTGTAAACCAATCTAGTTCTGATAAATTATCTCAATCATCAGATCCTTTTAAAGTATTATCAAAAAGAGAGTTAGAAATCTTACCTTTAATTGCTAAGGGTTATGGTAACAAAGAAATTGCTGAGAAGTTATTTGTTTCTGTTAAAACAGTAGAAGCACATAAAACACATATTATGAATAAATTAAATTTAAAAAGCAAGCCAGAATTGGTTGAATATGCTTTAAAGAAAAAACTATTAGATTTTTAA
- the narJ gene encoding nitrate reductase molybdenum cofactor assembly chaperone has product MEGFSVINLEKLSQYQESLGYLGQQMNFPEKMTFHPKLFEDTITTAHPGYEDLVVYREIMMNYTLSEIKAIYTDTFDFSKKNPLYMTFNKFDTQKERGQMLAKLKVLYEMFGLKMVDNELSDYLPLMLQFLQVADFSNDDRARENLQLVIMIIEDGTYEMANAIAKNNNPYAFVVSALRKTLKACIMSSKEVGNHA; this is encoded by the coding sequence ATGGAGGGATTTTCCGTGATTAACCTTGAAAAATTAAGTCAGTACCAAGAAAGCTTAGGTTACCTTGGTCAGCAAATGAATTTTCCTGAAAAGATGACATTTCATCCTAAATTATTTGAAGATACAATCACAACTGCACATCCAGGTTACGAAGACCTTGTTGTGTATAGAGAAATAATGATGAACTATACTTTATCTGAAATAAAAGCTATTTATACAGATACATTTGATTTTAGTAAAAAGAATCCGCTCTATATGACATTTAATAAATTTGATACTCAAAAAGAACGAGGACAAATGTTAGCTAAACTGAAAGTTTTATATGAAATGTTCGGTTTGAAAATGGTTGATAATGAATTGTCTGATTATCTTCCGTTAATGTTACAGTTTCTACAGGTTGCAGATTTCAGTAATGACGACAGAGCGCGAGAAAATCTTCAATTAGTCATTATGATTATTGAAGATGGAACATATGAAATGGCTAATGCGATTGCTAAGAACAATAATCCTTATGCTTTTGTAGTAAGCGCATTAAGAAAAACTTTAAAAGCTTGTATCATGTCATCGAAAGAGGTGGGAAATCATGCTTAA
- the narI gene encoding respiratory nitrate reductase subunit gamma: protein MLNQFIWIIYPYLCLAIFVIGHIARYKYDQFSWTAKSSEMIEKRRLKWGSLLFHLGVIPVFFGHVVGLLIPANWLEAVGVDNHIYHIGAVYIGSIFGIITLIGMLLLTLRRLTIKNVRRLSSFSDIFVNIVLLIILLMGCYSTLVTNAVQPDFDYRQTIAIWFRHLFMFSLNSNLMVNVPWSFKLHILLGFTVFACWPFTRLVHVWSVPLSYMNRRYIVYRKNKI, encoded by the coding sequence ATGCTTAATCAATTCATATGGATTATCTATCCGTATTTATGTTTAGCGATTTTTGTCATAGGACATATTGCTCGTTACAAATATGACCAATTTTCTTGGACAGCCAAATCTAGCGAAATGATTGAAAAAAGACGACTTAAATGGGGAAGTTTGTTATTTCACTTAGGTGTGATACCTGTATTTTTCGGACATGTCGTTGGCTTATTAATACCTGCAAACTGGTTAGAGGCAGTGGGTGTGGATAATCATATCTATCATATTGGAGCAGTTTATATAGGTAGCATTTTTGGTATAATAACTTTAATAGGTATGCTTTTATTGACGTTGAGAAGACTTACAATTAAAAACGTGAGACGTCTAAGTTCATTCTCAGATATTTTTGTAAACATCGTTTTACTTATTATTTTGCTTATGGGTTGCTATTCAACGCTTGTCACAAATGCGGTTCAACCGGACTTTGATTATCGTCAAACGATTGCGATTTGGTTTAGACATTTATTTATGTTTTCACTTAACTCCAATTTAATGGTGAATGTACCATGGTCGTTTAAACTTCATATATTATTAGGTTTTACAGTATTTGCATGCTGGCCATTTACCAGATTAGTACATGTGTGGAGCGTACCATTGTCATATATGAATAGAAGATATATTGTATATCGAAAAAATAAAATATGA
- the nirD gene encoding nitrite reductase small subunit NirD: MRAIEKIKVTRVEALAPQIGKKVVVDGKEIGIFLTENGDIYAIGNMCPHKQGPLTEGTVSGDFVYCPLHDQKIALKSGEVQEPDTGCVETYEVEVIDGDVYLCL; encoded by the coding sequence ATGAGAGCCATTGAGAAAATTAAAGTAACTCGTGTTGAAGCGTTGGCACCACAAATTGGTAAAAAAGTCGTTGTAGATGGGAAAGAAATAGGTATATTTTTAACTGAAAATGGAGATATTTACGCGATAGGAAATATGTGTCCACATAAACAAGGACCATTAACTGAGGGAACTGTAAGCGGCGATTTCGTGTATTGTCCTTTGCATGATCAAAAAATTGCATTGAAATCAGGTGAAGTGCAAGAGCCAGATACGGGCTGTGTAGAAACATACGAAGTAGAAGTGATTGACGGGGACGTTTATTTATGTCTGTAG
- the narH gene encoding nitrate reductase subunit beta: protein MKIKAQIGMVLNLDKCIGCHTCSVTCKNTWTNRPGAEYMWFNNVETKPGVGYPQRWEDQSHYKGGWVLNKKGKLELKSGNRWSKVALGKIFYNPDMPLIKDYYEPWTYNYEHLTTAKAGKHSPVATAHSLISGDKHNLEWGPNWEDDLAGGHITGPKDPNIQQIEEDIKFQFDETFMMYLPRLCEHCLNPSCVASCPSGAMYKRDEDGIVLVDQEACRGWRYCMTGCPYKKVYFNWKTNKAEKCTFCFPRIEAGMPTVCSETCTGRMRYLGVLLYDADRVQEAVSSTDEKDLYEKQLDLFLDPFDEDVIAQAEKDGINHEWITAAQNSPVYKLTIEYKMAFPLHPEFRTMPMVWYCPPLSPIMSYFEGENAGQNPDMIFPAIEEMRLPIQYLAHLLTAGDVQPVKKGLQKMAMMRSYMRSQITGQPFDTTKLERLGLTERQMTEMYRLLGIAKYEDRFVVPSTHKETYLDTYRAQGSQGYGGEYFGANCEGCGVTVTSNKTGQEMYNENFYGGIFRD from the coding sequence TTGAAGATTAAAGCGCAAATTGGAATGGTGTTGAATCTAGACAAATGTATTGGTTGCCATACTTGTAGTGTGACTTGTAAAAATACTTGGACAAACAGACCTGGTGCAGAATATATGTGGTTTAACAACGTAGAGACCAAGCCAGGTGTTGGATATCCACAAAGATGGGAAGATCAAAGTCATTATAAAGGCGGATGGGTGCTTAATAAAAAAGGAAAATTAGAATTAAAATCAGGGAATAGATGGTCAAAAGTGGCATTAGGTAAAATTTTCTATAATCCAGATATGCCACTAATCAAAGATTATTATGAACCGTGGACGTACAATTATGAACATCTTACTACTGCCAAAGCAGGTAAGCACTCTCCTGTAGCAACAGCACATTCTTTAATTTCAGGGGATAAGCATAATCTTGAGTGGGGACCCAACTGGGAAGATGATCTTGCAGGAGGTCATATTACAGGACCGAAAGATCCTAATATTCAACAAATTGAAGAAGATATTAAGTTTCAATTTGACGAAACATTTATGATGTATTTACCACGTCTTTGTGAGCACTGTTTAAATCCAAGTTGCGTAGCATCTTGTCCTTCTGGTGCAATGTACAAACGTGATGAGGATGGTATAGTGCTTGTAGATCAGGAAGCATGTCGTGGTTGGAGATATTGTATGACGGGCTGTCCGTATAAAAAAGTCTACTTCAACTGGAAAACGAATAAAGCTGAAAAATGTACATTCTGTTTCCCTAGAATTGAAGCGGGAATGCCAACAGTTTGTTCAGAAACTTGTACAGGAAGAATGAGATATTTAGGCGTATTATTATATGATGCGGATCGTGTCCAAGAAGCAGTATCCTCGACAGATGAAAAAGATTTATACGAAAAACAATTAGATTTATTTTTAGATCCTTTTGATGAAGATGTCATTGCACAAGCAGAAAAAGATGGCATCAACCATGAGTGGATTACAGCAGCTCAAAACTCACCAGTATACAAACTAACAATTGAATATAAAATGGCATTTCCGCTACATCCTGAATTTAGAACAATGCCAATGGTTTGGTATTGCCCTCCATTAAGCCCAATTATGAGTTACTTTGAAGGTGAAAATGCTGGACAAAATCCAGATATGATTTTCCCAGCAATTGAAGAAATGCGTTTACCAATTCAATATTTGGCTCATTTATTAACTGCTGGCGACGTGCAACCCGTCAAAAAAGGCTTACAAAAAATGGCTATGATGAGAAGTTATATGCGTTCTCAAATTACTGGACAACCTTTTGACACAACAAAATTAGAACGACTAGGGTTAACTGAAAGACAAATGACAGAGATGTATCGCTTACTTGGAATAGCTAAATATGAGGATCGCTTTGTAGTTCCTTCTACTCATAAAGAAACCTATTTAGATACTTATAGAGCTCAAGGCAGTCAGGGTTATGGTGGCGAGTATTTTGGTGCAAACTGTGAAGGTTGTGGTGTTACAGTTACCTCAAATAAAACTGGTCAAGAAATGTATAACGAAAATTTCTATGGAGGGATTTTCCGTGATTAA
- a CDS encoding sensor histidine kinase: MLKQTDVNLEQLLKDYYESTNEKIVFVNQHGKIIAMNDAAKEILSEEDNYNVMTNAICNRCEGYSNEYDVQSCKDCFLDTYQIQKSNFQVFMKTKENEVKPFTATYQIIDNEKGISAFTLQNVAPQIERQEKMYQQKMLHRSIQAQENERKRISRELHDSVIQEMLNIDVELRLLKYKFKDSDVAESSQHIEGLLSQLIDDIRNMSVELRPSSLDDLGIEAAFKSYFKQFEENYGMHIKYHSNIKGQRFDSEIETVVYRVVQEALFNTLKYANVNEIEVSTHSDQHQLVAEVVDRGNGFNMNSHPRGSGLGLYGMRERAELVNGNINIETQIDRGTIITLDIPI, from the coding sequence ATGTTGAAGCAAACTGATGTTAATTTAGAGCAACTACTTAAAGATTATTATGAAAGTACGAATGAAAAGATAGTATTTGTTAATCAACATGGCAAGATTATTGCAATGAATGACGCTGCGAAAGAAATACTTTCTGAAGAAGATAATTACAATGTAATGACAAATGCAATTTGCAACCGGTGTGAAGGTTATTCTAACGAGTATGATGTGCAATCATGTAAAGATTGCTTTTTAGACACTTATCAAATTCAGAAATCTAACTTTCAAGTATTTATGAAAACTAAAGAAAATGAAGTGAAACCTTTTACAGCTACTTATCAAATTATTGATAACGAAAAGGGTATTAGTGCGTTTACGTTACAAAATGTCGCTCCCCAAATTGAAAGACAAGAGAAGATGTATCAACAAAAAATGTTGCATCGTTCAATTCAAGCTCAAGAAAATGAACGTAAAAGAATATCTAGAGAATTGCATGATAGTGTCATTCAAGAGATGTTAAATATTGATGTAGAGTTAAGATTATTAAAGTATAAGTTTAAAGATAGTGATGTGGCTGAAAGTTCACAACATATTGAAGGATTATTATCTCAACTTATTGACGATATTAGAAATATGTCAGTAGAATTACGTCCGTCATCACTTGATGATTTAGGCATTGAGGCAGCTTTTAAATCGTACTTTAAACAATTTGAAGAAAATTATGGCATGCATATTAAATATCATTCAAATATCAAAGGTCAACGTTTCGATAGTGAAATTGAAACTGTAGTTTATCGAGTTGTTCAAGAGGCGTTATTTAATACTTTAAAATACGCAAATGTCAATGAGATTGAAGTGAGTACACATAGTGATCAGCATCAATTAGTTGCAGAGGTAGTTGATCGTGGAAATGGCTTTAATATGAATAGCCATCCTAGAGGTTCTGGATTAGGTCTTTACGGCATGAGAGAACGTGCAGAATTAGTAAACGGAAATATTAATATAGAGACACAAATCGATCGTGGTACTATAATTACGTTGGACATACCAATTTAA
- a CDS encoding nitrate reductase subunit alpha — MRKFGLNFFKPTEKFNGNWSVLEHKSREWEKMYRERWSHDKVVRTTHGVNCTGSCSWKVFVKNGVITWENQQIDYPSCGPDMPEFEPRGCPRGASFSWYEYSPLRIKYPYIRGKLLDLWTQALDENNGHRIAAWASIVEDEDKAKQYKEARGKGGHVRANWKDVTDIIAAQILYTIKKDGPDRIAGFTPIPAMSMISYASGARFINLLGGEMLSFYDWYADLPPASPQIWGEQTDVPESSDWYNASYIIMWGSNVPLTRTPDAHFMTEVRYKGAKVVSVAPDYAENVKFADNWLAPNPGTDAAVAQAMTHVILQEFYENNPNDKFINYAKQYSDMPFVIMLDEDDNGYKAGRFLRASDLGMSSENSAWKPVIQDNISQQLLVPNGTMGQRWEEGKEWNLKLETDDGTPIEPALSMTENDYDITTIQFPYFDSNGAGIFKRPIATRTIQLANGKKVRIATVYDLMTSQYGIKRFGHQLEAKSYNDEESKYTPAWQEKITGIKKDLVTQVAREFAQNAIDTGGRSMIIMGAGINHWFNSDTIYRSVLNLVLLCGCQGVNGGGWAHYVGQEKCRPIEGWNTIAFAKDWQGPPRLQNGTSWFYFATDQWKYEESNVDKLKSPLAENIKHQHPADYNVTAARMGWLPSYPQFNKNSLLFGEEAKDEGNNSNEAILQKAIQSVKNKETQFAIEDPDLRKNHPKTLFVWRSNLISSSAKGQEYFMKHLLGTRSGLMAEPNEEDKPVEIKWREDTVGKLDLLVSLDFRMTATPLYSDIVLPAATWYEKYDISSTDMHPFIHPFNPAIDPLWESRSDWDIYKKLSKAVSEMAKDYLPGKFKDVVTTPLGHDSKQEISAEYGIVKDWSKGEIEGIPGKTMPNFSIVERDYTQTYDKFVTVGPMLEKAKVGAHGVSFSVKEEYEELKSMIGTWNDVNASSIKNDRPRIDTARKVADVILNISSATNGKLSQKSYEDLEKQTGMQLKDISIERASEKISFLNITSQPREVIPTAVFPGSNKNGRRYSPFTTNIERLVPFRTLTGRQSYYIDHEVFQQFGESLPVYKPTLPPMVFGARDKKVKGGQDALVLRYLTPHGKWDIHSTYQDNERMLTLFRGGPVVWMSNEDAKEHDINDNDWLEVYNRNGVVTARAVTSHRMPKGTMFMYHAQDKHIETPGSEITDTRGGSHNAPTRIHLKPTQLIGGYAQISYHFNYYGPIGNQRDEYVAVRKMKEVNWLED; from the coding sequence ATGAGAAAATTTGGATTAAATTTCTTTAAACCAACAGAAAAGTTTAATGGAAATTGGTCAGTTTTGGAACATAAAAGTCGAGAATGGGAAAAAATGTATAGAGAAAGATGGAGCCATGATAAAGTTGTGCGAACAACGCATGGTGTTAACTGTACCGGTTCATGTTCTTGGAAAGTATTTGTTAAAAATGGTGTTATCACTTGGGAAAACCAACAAATAGACTATCCAAGTTGTGGTCCAGATATGCCTGAATTTGAACCTAGAGGGTGTCCTAGAGGTGCTTCATTTTCATGGTACGAGTATAGTCCTCTAAGAATTAAATATCCCTACATCAGAGGTAAGTTATTAGATTTGTGGACTCAAGCGCTTGATGAAAATAATGGTCATCGTATTGCGGCGTGGGCATCAATAGTCGAAGATGAGGATAAAGCAAAGCAATACAAAGAAGCAAGAGGTAAAGGTGGACATGTAAGAGCTAATTGGAAAGATGTCACAGATATCATTGCTGCGCAAATTTTATACACAATTAAAAAGGATGGCCCAGATCGAATTGCTGGTTTTACCCCAATTCCAGCAATGTCAATGATTAGTTATGCTTCTGGTGCTCGATTTATTAATTTACTCGGTGGGGAAATGTTGAGCTTTTATGACTGGTATGCCGATTTACCGCCAGCATCCCCTCAAATTTGGGGTGAACAAACTGACGTACCTGAATCTAGTGATTGGTACAATGCATCATATATTATTATGTGGGGGTCCAACGTTCCATTGACTCGTACACCCGATGCACATTTTATGACTGAAGTGAGATATAAAGGTGCAAAAGTTGTTTCAGTGGCACCAGATTATGCGGAGAATGTAAAATTTGCTGATAATTGGTTAGCACCAAACCCAGGTACTGATGCTGCAGTTGCACAAGCAATGACACATGTGATTCTACAGGAATTTTATGAAAATAATCCAAATGACAAGTTCATTAATTATGCTAAACAGTATTCTGATATGCCATTTGTCATTATGTTAGATGAAGATGACAATGGTTATAAAGCAGGGCGTTTTTTACGTGCAAGTGATTTAGGAATGTCTAGTGAGAATAGTGCATGGAAACCAGTTATTCAAGACAATATTAGCCAACAATTGCTTGTTCCAAATGGGACAATGGGGCAACGATGGGAAGAAGGAAAAGAGTGGAATTTAAAACTTGAAACAGATGATGGTACTCCAATTGAACCAGCTCTTTCTATGACTGAGAACGATTACGATATTACGACAATTCAATTTCCTTATTTCGATAGTAATGGAGCTGGTATTTTTAAAAGACCTATTGCTACAAGAACAATTCAATTAGCTAATGGTAAAAAGGTGCGTATTGCAACTGTTTATGATTTAATGACGAGTCAATATGGTATTAAACGCTTTGGTCACCAATTAGAAGCAAAATCTTATAATGATGAGGAGTCAAAATACACTCCAGCTTGGCAAGAAAAAATAACAGGAATTAAAAAAGATCTAGTGACGCAAGTTGCTAGAGAATTTGCTCAAAATGCGATTGATACTGGTGGACGTTCAATGATTATTATGGGAGCTGGTATTAACCACTGGTTCAACTCCGATACAATTTATCGTTCTGTACTTAACTTAGTATTGTTATGTGGTTGTCAAGGTGTCAATGGCGGAGGTTGGGCGCACTACGTTGGACAAGAAAAATGTCGTCCTATTGAAGGGTGGAACACGATTGCATTTGCTAAAGATTGGCAAGGACCACCACGTTTGCAAAATGGTACAAGTTGGTTCTATTTTGCAACGGATCAATGGAAATACGAAGAATCAAATGTGGACAAATTAAAATCTCCTTTAGCTGAAAATATAAAACATCAACATCCTGCTGATTACAATGTGACAGCAGCTCGTATGGGTTGGTTGCCATCATATCCGCAGTTTAATAAGAATAGCTTATTATTTGGTGAAGAAGCTAAAGATGAAGGTAATAATTCAAACGAAGCAATATTACAAAAAGCAATACAATCAGTGAAAAATAAAGAAACACAATTTGCAATAGAAGATCCAGACCTTAGAAAGAATCACCCAAAAACGTTGTTTGTGTGGAGATCAAACTTGATTTCAAGTTCAGCTAAAGGTCAAGAATATTTTATGAAGCATTTACTAGGTACGCGTTCAGGATTAATGGCTGAGCCTAATGAAGAAGATAAGCCAGTAGAAATTAAATGGCGCGAAGACACAGTAGGTAAATTAGACTTACTCGTATCACTTGATTTTAGAATGACAGCTACACCTTTATATTCTGATATCGTGCTTCCAGCAGCAACTTGGTATGAAAAATACGATATATCATCAACAGATATGCATCCGTTTATACATCCATTTAACCCTGCTATAGATCCATTATGGGAATCACGCTCAGATTGGGATATATATAAGAAACTAAGTAAAGCCGTTTCAGAAATGGCAAAAGATTATTTGCCAGGTAAATTTAAAGACGTTGTTACAACACCATTAGGTCATGATTCTAAACAAGAAATTTCAGCAGAGTACGGCATAGTTAAAGATTGGTCTAAAGGAGAAATTGAGGGGATTCCTGGTAAGACAATGCCTAACTTCTCAATTGTTGAACGTGATTATACTCAAACCTATGACAAATTCGTGACTGTTGGTCCAATGCTTGAAAAAGCTAAAGTAGGTGCACATGGTGTGAGCTTTAGTGTTAAAGAAGAGTATGAAGAATTAAAAAGTATGATAGGTACGTGGAATGATGTTAATGCATCTTCTATTAAAAATGATAGACCACGTATTGATACAGCTAGAAAAGTTGCCGATGTGATTTTAAATATATCTTCAGCAACGAATGGTAAATTATCACAAAAATCTTATGAAGATTTAGAAAAACAAACTGGAATGCAATTAAAAGATATATCTATAGAGCGTGCATCTGAAAAAATTTCATTCTTAAATATTACATCACAACCTAGAGAAGTCATACCGACAGCAGTCTTCCCTGGTTCAAATAAAAATGGTCGCAGATATTCACCATTTACAACTAACATTGAACGATTAGTTCCTTTTAGAACTTTAACTGGCAGACAAAGTTATTATATTGATCATGAAGTGTTCCAACAATTTGGAGAAAGTTTACCTGTATATAAGCCAACATTACCGCCTATGGTATTTGGTGCACGTGATAAAAAAGTTAAAGGTGGACAAGATGCATTAGTACTACGTTATTTAACACCACATGGAAAATGGGATATTCATTCAACTTACCAAGATAACGAACGCATGCTTACGTTATTTAGAGGAGGTCCAGTAGTGTGGATGTCCAATGAAGACGCAAAAGAACATGACATTAATGATAATGATTGGTTGGAAGTATATAACCGTAACGGTGTAGTCACAGCAAGAGCTGTAACTTCACATCGTATGCCAAAAGGAACAATGTTTATGTATCATGCTCAAGATAAACATATCGAAACTCCGGGTTCAGAAATAACTGATACACGTGGTGGTTCACATAATGCACCAACTAGAATTCACTTGAAACCAACTCAACTTATAGGGGGATATGCGCAAATAAGCTACCACTTTAACTATTATGGGCCAATCGGAAATCAAAGAGATGAATATGTAGCTGTTAGAAAAATGAAGGAGGTCAATTGGCTTGAAGATTAA